TTTTACGGTAAGCTAAATTAGCATTCCATAATCCAAAACTATTACTATTACCATCAATAGTTTGACGACTATAAGTATAATCAGTTTTAAAAGTAAACTTTTTAAATATTAATGCGTCAAACTCAACAGCTGGTGCATTAGTATATATTTTAGTAGTTCTATCTCCTTGAACACTGTTGTTTAAGCCATACGTATAGCGTAACTCAAAATTAGGTGCTTCTCTGAAGTTTGAACGCAACTCTGTGGTGTAACTTTGGTTATAGTTTTCGTTAACCGAAATTTGAGTATTAATAAATTGATTAAACTTAGAATAATTAAATGTACCTCTTACACTGGCTTGTAACTTACCAAAACGTCTCTGAAAACGTCCACTAGCACTTAAACTTTCATCCTCTAAGCCAGAATTATATGGTGTACTAGTTCTAATAACTGATCCAGGTTGAAACTCTGATACGTTTCTAATGTTATCAATATTCTTAGAATAATTTATAAAGGCAAATACATTAGTATAATTAAACATATTAAAGCTAAAGTAGCTTAAGTTTATATTATGTGATAATGCACTTTCTAGCTCTGGATTACCAATAAACTGCGAGTTATAATTATTTAAAACTAAACCTTGAGCAAACTGATTTACATCTGTAAATTGGGTTTGCATTTTGTATGATAAATTTAAGTTTTCAGTTCCTTTTAATTGCACACGTACATTTAAATCAGGAAGCACTCTAAAAAAGTTATCTTTAGTTGTTGTGTTAAATTGATCATTAACTGCACTATAAGCATGCGCAGATAAACCTGGGCTAATAGTAAATTTACCTGTTTTAAATCGGTAATGCGCACCAAGATATATATCGCTAAATGTATATTTAATATCGTTTATATCTGACACTCCTGGTATTGATGTGTTGGTGTCAACCTCACTACCATCATCCAAAGTCTGAAACACGTTAGAATCAAACTGTTGATTACTATATATGGTACCAACAGTAAAGTTAATATCACTTTTTTTGTTTAAAATATTCCAATAGTCAACCTTAGCATCTAACTGATTGGTCTTAACACGTTTTTGTTGATTTACATCGTAAGAAACCTGAGTACCATCTAAACCTAAACCTACTGCAGTATTATCAAATGGATCTGCCGAACTTGTTGGATCATTTTGTAAAAGTGCATTATAAAAAGGATCTTCATCTTGTAATAAATGTTGAACAGATAATGCAAAAATATTATCTTCATCCATAGTATAATAATAATTCAGGTTTTGATTTATTTTATACGGATTAGTTTCTTCAAATTGCTCAATTGCGCCAACAACATTAGAAAAAGTTCCGTTAAATTGCTGATCCTTAGAGGTACGTCCAAGTATGTCATAATCCAATTGATTATTAGCATTTGGCTTATACTTAGCACTAAATTTAACTAGTCCTAAATCGCTTTTTTGTTGCGTATTACTAGCTGTAGTTTCATCCGGAATCCCTAATGTCTGATCTGTATATAAGACTTGACTGTCTTCTTGTAATTCAATTCTGCTACTAGCAAAAATCGCAAATCCACTAACGTCCAAAACACTTGTTGGCGAGTAACTAAAGTTAGCTGCACCAAATTTGGTATTTAAACTTTTAGCTTGATTATTTTGAAGTTGTCTAAAGCCCAAATCGTTACTTCCTAAGCTAATATTGGTTCCGCTTTGTTGGCTAGGTTGTTGGAAACCACCTGAGAAATTAAAAATATCTCGTCTAGATAATGCCAATTCTCCAATGTTATTTAAGTCACCAATAAAGTTGATACTTTTTTTAGGGCTATAGTAAAATAACTTAGGTTGTGCTAAGTACAACTCGCCACTACTAGAGTCTCCTGCTCCAGCTGTTACTGT
The genomic region above belongs to Olleya sp. Hel_I_94 and contains:
- a CDS encoding TonB-dependent receptor produces the protein MKHLFTALLFLVVSTTFAQVKFEGVVKDSTGYGLELANVVAINQATKTLEAYSITNDKGRYKLNLDVNSSYSIQVSYIGMKQISETIQTKEADLFKDYVMAMDNSLDEIEITYEMPVTISGDTITYNADSFKNGTERKLGDVLEKMPGVEVNDDGEVEIEGKKVGKVMIDGKEFFDGDTKLATKNIPANAIDKVQVLKNYSEVGQLSGVTNNQDNIAINIKLKEGKKNFWFGTVTAGAGDSSSGELYLAQPKLFYYSPKKSINFIGDLNNIGELALSRRDIFNFSGGFQQPSQQSGTNISLGSNDLGFRQLQNNQAKSLNTKFGAANFSYSPTSVLDVSGFAIFASSRIELQEDSQVLYTDQTLGIPDETTASNTQQKSDLGLVKFSAKYKPNANNQLDYDILGRTSKDQQFNGTFSNVVGAIEQFEETNPYKINQNLNYYYTMDEDNIFALSVQHLLQDEDPFYNALLQNDPTSSADPFDNTAVGLGLDGTQVSYDVNQQKRVKTNQLDAKVDYWNILNKKSDINFTVGTIYSNQQFDSNVFQTLDDGSEVDTNTSIPGVSDINDIKYTFSDIYLGAHYRFKTGKFTISPGLSAHAYSAVNDQFNTTTKDNFFRVLPDLNVRVQLKGTENLNLSYKMQTQFTDVNQFAQGLVLNNYNSQFIGNPELESALSHNINLSYFSFNMFNYTNVFAFINYSKNIDNIRNVSEFQPGSVIRTSTPYNSGLEDESLSASGRFQRRFGKLQASVRGTFNYSKFNQFINTQISVNENYNQSYTTELRSNFREAPNFELRYTYGLNNSVQGDRTTKIYTNAPAVEFDALIFKKFTFKTDYTYSRQTIDGNSNSFGLWNANLAYRKTSDSKWEYELKATNLLDTDSRIQNSNGAFSVSTSEYFIQPRFLTARFIYNL